Within the Cinclus cinclus chromosome 27, bCinCin1.1, whole genome shotgun sequence genome, the region ctCCCGGGGACAGCATcttgccctgcagagctgctccctgtcagctctgtgcagcccctggggacaATTTGTTGGCCTCCACCTCCACCCATcacctcttcccttcccctggGGAACTAACAGCTCTATCAATAATTGCCATTTTGCCTCTTGGCTTTATCTTCTGAACCCTCAAAGGCAATTTTGTTCCATACCACAGTTCCTGCCCATCCCATCTCATGATGAGGCTGGATGGTCGTTGGCCCTTTCTCCTAGACTTGGCACCTAGGAGGATTTGGGTCAATGCCCATCtctgtggggaagggatggtGCAAAAACCACCActcagggagggcagggggaaCATCTACCAATTATAGTCAGGCTCAAACCCCCACAGGCAGAGGAAACAAACCCAGAGTGGATGAGAATGCGGGTGATGATTACCATGGATGTTTTAGTCACAGctgttaataaaaataacagcagtaaTAAAATTGCAATGATGCTGGTAATTGCTCTGGTGCTGATGAGAATAATAAGAGATTATTTATTAACTATGAGCCATTATCAGCATTTTCTAGTGCTTCTGCCTCCCAGACTGTCCCAAACTCCAGCCCTATTATATTAATGCACAATGAgacaaatgagaaaatattttctttatggcaTAACCAAGAATAATGTTGGGAACAAGAAGGTCTATCCCTGTCCCTCGGCTAACCGTCCTCCCACCATGTGGCAGGGGTTGAGAATTAGGTGGGATCTTGCATTTCCACcctttacagaatcacagaatcaattagtttggaaaaggcctctgagGCCAtcagcactgagtgccacatccaggcattccttggacacctccaagGAAAATAAAGTGTAAAAGGAATTGAAGTGGGACTTGTGGCCTTCAGAGCATCTGAGCCCCATGAGAGCTCCATGGTCAGTGGCTGGATGGACCTGGTGGGTTGGAGAGAGAGGGAACTTGGAGCAGTTTTATAGCTTTTGTCATTTTCCATGTGGGGCTGATGGAGACAGTGGACACAGGTCCTGGGAGCAcatttcctgcagctgcctgcccTTGTCTTGTTGCTTGAAGGAGCAACAAGCTCCAGTTGTGGCTGTTTTCTATAGGTTTTTTGGTTCACCCACTTTTCTGTGACCATGTCACACAGACTGGAAGATGATGTCCAGGTTTGCCCTGGCTGCTTCTACAGGTGTACCCTCAAACCTTGTGGGGCAAAGTGATGGGAGGAGCAGGAAGATCCAGATCCTGCTCCCAGACGGTGTCAGGCTAGGCACTGCAGCAAGGGGTAAAGATGGATGTGGACCACAGCAGAGAGATGGGTGTGCAGGAAGGGGGGGACAGATATGGACCATGGAGAGACATGGGTGTGCAGTGAGTGGGGGTGGACCCTGTGTCTGGGTGGTGGCTGCAAGCCCTGGGAACATGTTTGGGGACCgcagtgacactgctgctgctcagcagctttGTCTGTTGGGCAATGGCTCCTACACAGCTTTGCAGGTCAGGTGGCACCTGGAGTGGGTGCATGTCCAGCAAAATCAGTAGAAGACCCCAGAAAACCCCAGGAGTGAGAAATGGGACAGCGTTCAGGGGTTGCAAAGAGGGAAGGAGTTGGGGCAGGGGGTGGTGCTACTATTTCTGGTGTCACCCCCCCCCAGGCTGCTAAAGCCTGGGGAGATGGAAGTGGGATGTCAGAGCTGGAATGCACATCAGCCCTCCTCAAGGACCTGCAACCAGACATGGTTGTTTGGTTCACGGGTCAGCACACAGCCCCATGGGAGTCTCTGGCATCTCTCTGCCACCCCCTGCTCCCTTGGACCCTCCTCGCCATTCCCTTCACTCGACCCCAGTGTTGGTTTTTTCCCACTGGCCCTTGCCCAGCCCATGCCTCAGTTCtctctgccctgtgcctttcTCAGGGTCTCCTGCCCTCTCTCTCTCCACAAGGAATAAATCACCCTCCAAAGCCAGCCTTGGGTCTCAGCGGAAACAGCTGCCCACATTGTCACCTCTTTCCCATGGGACTTGGCTGCCACCACGTTGTGAAGCTtttcccagagcacaggaggTTTGTTCAGGAAAGATGTCAGGTACCCAAGACTCTGGATCCTCTGGACTCAAAGGGACTGATGTCCTCTCCTTCAGCCTCTGCCACTCCAAGCTCCCACCGTGATGCCTTGCCCATGAGTGGGGTCTTGAAAAGGGAGAGTGGGTTTGGGTCTTTGACTGTATAAAAAAGGCCCCAAATGCTCAATTTCCATCACAGGTCTGAGCAGCAGGATTGGGAATCCATGTTTGCCAGCCACCTCCACATGGTCCCCATGGTTGGGTTAacaccagcagcactgagagaCCCAGCAAACAGTCAGGAAAACATTCTTTGTTCAACCCCCATTGGTGGAAAGCAGTAACTCTGGGGCTGTGAATCTTCTCAACCtccaaataaaagcttttttgagagccaggggaaaaaaatcaatccagCAGACTGCACTTCCCACTTGGAGAGCTCTGGAGAGATGAGCCCAGCCCCAGTGGCTCCCCAGGGGCATCAGGGAGGGACCAGACCCTAGGCAGAACacagctctcctcctcctcctcctaccCCTGGCATCAGCCCATCAAGAAAGAGGGTTTCATCAGTTCGAGCACATTAGGAGAGGAACAGCCTGTGCCCAATGCTTTCCCAGGGGTCCATTAGCACCCGCAGATCCTTCCTCCACATCCTACGGGATGCTTTTGCTGGTGATTTcctccccaggcacagggcaATTGTCTGGAAGAGTGAGCTGGCAGGGTTGGTGCGTGGCTGGAGGAGAGGGTGACCTGCTGCTCTGAGTGCAGGTGCTTGGATGGGAGCTGGGCATATGAACTCCCTCCAAGAAAAGGACATGGATACTCAGGCACATTGCAGGTGCTAATGCATTCCCTGGCTTGACATCATCCCCCAGAGCTCATGGATTGTGTCTAGGGTCTCTGCCATCCCAGGACTCAGGCAGAGAAACCAGTCTGTGAACACAGTTTTCAGAACAGGCTCTTACCCACTTCCAGCGGATGGAAGGAGGAACATCCTCCTACCACTGCCACTCCACCTGGAGCCAACACAACCTCCAAGCAGAGCATCCCACCCATGTCTAACtccttgtggctgttgtctctCCCGCAGGTATAAGAGCGTGGTGACACCGCAGCGGGCAGCCGTGGCCATCACCTGCTGTTGGATAGTCTCTTTTCTAGTGGGACTTACCCCCTTGTTTGGCTGGAACAACCTCAACAAGATGCGGAGGACTCAGGAGTTGAACAGCAGCCACACGGAGTTTGTCATCACATGCCAGTTTGAGACAGTCATCAGCATGGAGTACATGGTGTACTTCAACTTCTTCGTCTGGGTCCTGCCTCCCCTGCTGCTGATGTTGCTCATCTACCTGGAGGTCTTCAACCTAATCCGCAAGCAGCTCAACAAGAAGGTGTCCTCCAGCTCCAATGACCCCCAGAAGTACTATGGGAAGGAGCTGAAAATTGCCAAGTCCTTGGCGCTGGTTCTCTTCCTGTTCGCGCTCAGCTGGCTGCCTCTGCACGTCCTCAACTGCATCACCCTGttctgcccatcctgccagacCCCGCACATCCTCACCTACATCGCCATCTTCCTCACCCATGGCAACTCAGCCATGAACCCCATCGTCTACGCCTTCCGCATCAAGAAGTTCCGGACAGCCTTCCTGCAGATCTGGAACCAGTACTTCTGCtgcaaaaccaacaaaaatgccaccagcaccaccacagcCGAGACAGGCACCTAGGAACTGGGAAAGGGCAGAAAGGGGCATCTGTGCCCACCCAGTCACCACCCAGacactgttcctgctgtctCAGGAAGGGGTAGCAAGGACCCGATGGGTTCTGAGTTCAGCAGCCCCCTGCAgtccccacagccaccccagggGGTTATTTATTCACAAGCATTGTACTGATTGGATATTGTAGACTGTGCTGTTCCTTTCtggtttaggatttttttttctccctgtttgtttttaattttttttaagcattgaCAAGTACTTAAGGAGAAATTGTACAGACAAACCCTGAGTTTATCTTAATGCAAATAAAGTCCAGTGATCCAAATCACCCAGGAGGTGCCCTGCCATTGATGGAGATCCTCAGCTCCAtggtgttggtggtgctgggggCACCTCGtgctctgtccccatgtccatGGAGCCATGGGAGTACCTGGGCACTGGGACAAAGGGACTGGGACTCCCTGTGGGAGTGAAGATGCTGAGAACCAGGAGAGTCCAGGGCAGTgggatttcagaagaaaataaaagccttttctttcccctctgtaACCAGGGAGAGGTGACCAGGGGTGAGACATAGGAAGAGATAGGAAAAGTCTTCCCATGGCATTGCCAGCACCCACAGGGGGGTGAACCCACCACCCCACAGAGCAGTCTCCTGCTCTCAGCACTACCAGAGAGGTAGGCAGAGGTGGGTATTGGTGAAACCCTTAAGCATAAATCCAGAGAACTCTGCAGAAACAGCTTTTGCTTCCCTGATTGCTCCCCATGGGTCCCAGTGGCACCCACTAACTCTGTGAGCTGCACCCAGTGAGTGTGCCCTCTCCACTtgtcttttctctccctttacTCTGGTTTGGAGTCAtcttccctcctttctcctggctgttttctgtgaaaagcaGTAGCAAATCTCTCCCAGGCTGTTCATCTCACACCTCCCATGTtgctccctcccaccctccctgtGCAGTCAAACTCTTTTGACCCAAATATTGTGCATTAATACAGCCACCTCCACAGTCCAGGGGGCAGAGGGGAGCCTGGAGCCCTCTGGGAGCAAGTAGGGGACAGCTACAGGCCACCATGTGGGTGCTGATGCTGCCACAGGACACTTTGCCACACCTGAAGTTCAGCTGTGGGTAGATTTGAGGAGGGGGTGGCTGGAGATGGACCATCCCTCATCCAGCTTTGGTCCCTCTGGATGCTGGAAGTTCCagttcctgctctgcagcaataTCTCCTCCAGGGCCGAAGCAGTGGTGGGAAAAGTTAATTTGAGTGGATTGTGATTCTTTTCTTATCAGTGTCCCTTGTTCACCAGGCTCCCATTGGAAACACAGGTCTTATgaccctggccctgccccagcagggtCGTGCTCCTCAGAGGGGACGTCAGCAATGGGCAAAGTGACTGCAGCAAGTTCCCACAGAGACTGGGggtggagagaagaaaaggaccTTGGATGGGTGAGATTTATGGGCAATTTTTAGCAATGTTGGGAGTGTGCAGCATGGGCATTGGCACAGCCAGAGCCCCTTACTCCCACTGATACAGCCAGCTCTGTTTAGCTCTGAGGGATGAGGAGGGCAGCAAGGGAGAGAGGAGATGAAAGGCTCAGCCACCCACCTTTTGCAGGGGCCTTGATGCATTTCCAGGCTCCTGGCTCAGACCACACTGGGAAAaatgagagcagagcagaaaaacAATGGCAAGGACAGAAGAAAATCCTTCCCTTAGTCCTCATCACAGTAGAGGGGTCCTGAATACCCTCCCAACCTTCCCATGGTGTAgatggtgctgtgctggtgctaaGCATTTGGGAACAGCAATTCCCCATGGACGTCAGCCCACACCCCCCTCTCCCAGGCATCACCAGGTGCCCTGGGGCCAGTGCTGAACCTCTCACATGAGGGTGAGGCTTTGGCTCATCCCACATCTGCCTGATGGCTCCTCTGCCCAGTGCAGCGACTCCCATGCCCCCACCTTGCCATGTCCCATGCCAGCTCTGGCCAGAGCCAGCATCTCCTGAAaagggcagagggaagagcCTCAGGTCTCATGGAGCACCAAAATCAGTGGTGCCTGAGGATGCTGCAAccccagctggggcagagagGATGCCCCAGGCCGAGGCCATGATGCCTTGGCACATCAGCACCTTGCCTTCAGATTAGTGCTGCTGTTTGCCCAGATCTGACTCCCACTTGCATcttatttctgttgcttttctgaAACTGATGCTTTAGCCTGATCCTTGCTAAGGTACCCAGGAACCTGGTGACTGGAATGCTCATAAATTAAAAGGCACATGAATGGttgcttcattaaaaataatatccaGGATTTTTCCACTCTGTTCTCTCCAGACCTTTCCGGGGGAGTCCTCACTAAAAGCTGTTGTTGCCTATCTCAGtcccctgtggggtcacaaaCACAGTCTGTGCTCTGTAGGACTGAAATAAGGGCCTGGAAAGGACACAATATGCAGCATGACAGAGTCCTGGAGATCAGCTCACAGCCTGCTTCCAGACCCTGTCCGTGAAAGAATCCCACTGGCCAATGACACTTGCCCAGGTGCCAGGGACACCAAGTGGGACAGGATACCCCCAGCACTGTCCAGGACTGGGTGTAAGCATACCAGGGAAAACAAGCTCTCCAGCTTGGGAGTCTTGCCAGCTGGGACTGCAACCTCTACTCTTCTGGCATTACCGCCAGTACCAACCACCTCAAAAATCCATCCTGAACAGCAGTGGGATAAAATTAACCCAACAATGCCCTCTGATGGTGGAAACAACCCTGGTGTGGATGGTGCTGCACCATTGCTGAGCCCTGGGAACAGCAACACTCCCTGGACTTCAGTTTGGGCTGAAGGTGCCTGGGGACAGATGAGGACAAAGCAGAGGGGCTGTAGGGGAGACGGTGCAGAGGGGTCTGATTAATCACAGGCACTGCCCAGCTTTGCTCTCTGTGGCACCAAGGGTGGGATGACCTCCAATCTGTGGATGCCTGGCTGGATTTGCATCtacactggcaatgccagggcCAGCCAGGACATGGGCAGAATGTGGGTCTGGCCCCATGACAGACCTGCCACACAACTGGGAGAGCTCCTACCCTCATGCCCCCAGACCAAGGGGGAAGCGGTGCTGGTGGAGAGATCACCCCATGCTGCTGATCCTGGGTAACCATGTGTTCCATGGGTCCCTCTGGGCTCTGGTAACACCCAGTGTCTGTTCCAAGCTGGCCCAGAGCTCAAGTGATAACTCACCCTGCACATGAGCCACCAGCTCACAGGGACAAGTCCCCTCCTCTGGATAACACATCAGCATGTCCTGTACCCTCTGGGGGGAGGTGACAGCTCCTGACTGGATCACTGCCTCATTGGTGTGGATTAAAAAACTGTGCTTCAATAAAGAAGCATTAAGATGCCACAACACTGATGtggcatttctttttccctaggCAGAATCATTCCCCTACTCCATAACAAAATCTTTCTGtgttctctttctccttcttggGCTCCTTTTGGTTCAGAAATCTCTCTATGTGTTTCATAAAGCTGGTCCTTCCTTTCCAAGCTCAAAATCCACGTCTTCCACCCTTGGCTGGGTGGGATCCTATGCGACCCTACAGCAGTCCTGGCAGCTCTCCACCTCCCCCCACCCAAGCCAACCCCACAATAAGCAGGACAGAAGGGTTTGGTGGCTTTTATTAGGACCAAAACCCCTCatctgggtttgttttattgTCACAGGTAATAACAGGTTAAGAGAGGGCCATGCCATGGCAGGCTGAGGTGCAGTCCCCAAAGCACTACACCCCAAAGGAGGGGcaggccagcaggcagcagagaccATGGCCAGGGACATCAGCACCTGCCCTACCACCACCTGGCACCTGCAGGATCCATATGGGAAAAAGGAACAAGATCTGAGTCCTGCAAGGGCACCAAGAGAGGCCTGGTCAGGGATGGGTGGAAACATGTCCCTGACACAGTTCTAATGCAAGACAAACCCAGCCACATTTAGAGCCCTCCCTCCACCTCATCAAAGGACAGGTTTTCCTCAGGTTCATCATCCCACCCCACCCATGCATTTTCAGCCATGGGACAAGGAAGACCCAAGCTGGGACTCCATCTGCAGGTGACAAGGGCTAATCCAGGACACTCAGCCCAGTCCAGCCCCCTGAAGTGATCCACCTTCTCTCCATCCTCGTGCCCCAACCCAGACCTACCTTGCTCTTTGTCTTGTCGTCTGATCTGCCCTCACTTGGGCACTgcaggagagaagaggagaCAAAAACCCCCTGAACTGCCCTTGTCTTACTCCCCTTTTAACTTCCAAAAGTGGTGCTGTGCTCACCCTAATGTGCACCTGCACATCCCAACCCTGCACACACCTGCTCCAAGCAATTCTACACACCACCCTCACTGCATGTTCCTGGCCAGCGTCCCCCAAGATCCCAGCCTGGGTGACTCCCAGGTGCTTCGTGTCCCCACCACAATGCCCAGTGTATCCTCTGTGGCCAACTGGGCTCATTCtcccagcatgggcagcagggcagggggggattctgcccctgtgccccactcaggtgagaccccacctgcagagctgcctccagccctgggcttccagcacaggaaggatgtggagctgctggagcaagtccagaggaggccacggagctgctccaagccctggagccactctgctctggagccaggctgggagagctgggggtgtgcagcctggagaaggctctgggggaGACATCAGagctccttccagtgcctaTGAGGCTCaaggggagctggagagggagttGAGACAAGGGtctgacaggacaagggggaatggcttcccactgccagagggcagggttagatgggatatggggAGGGAATtgtttcctgtgagggtggtgaggccctggcacagggtgctcagagcagctgtgattgccccatccctggcagtgtccaaggccatgtagggcagggcttggagcaacctgggatagtagaaggtgtccctgtccatggcagggggtgggactgggtgAGCTCTCTTCCCACCCAGACCATTGTTCTGTGACTCCACAGAGCCCCTGCACAGCTTCACTGAGGATGTCCCTGTGGGGCCACAGGACCAGGGCCAGCTGGAgggtccagcagcagctcccacagagcTGAGCACTGAGCCTGTGCCATACCAGCAACTCTGGAGCTTCCACAAGGACTGGGGTGCTGGGGTTGCCAGGTTGGAACCCTGCCTACATGGGAAGTGGGGCAGAGCATGTCTGGGGGCAAGAGTGTACTCGGAAGCCATGGGAGGGGAAATGGAAGTGTTGAAGGACACCTGGCCAGCACAGGAGCATGAGGACAGCACGCGGACAGTGATCCTTCCACGGGCCAaggaggggctgtggggagcaaCACAGGACAGGTCTGCTTCAGATGCTCTGCTGAGGCAGGGAAATGCAAGTGGAAAGTGTGGGCAGGATCCTGAGACATAAATCAGAGCAGTCCAGGTGCAGGGGAGGAGGTTCTCACACACACCTCACGCTTGGGACAAGAGCAGgggcagccagtgctgggccaggcttcctgcagctcttctgGCTCTGCCATTTCTGGtttcctccccatttttttccccatgaataAGTAAAGGTGATTTCAAGATGCTTCAAGACCATAAACCCAAGAAGCCTAAAAGTGCAGTTCCACAGGGCTGCCCAGTGTCCTCAGACTCCCTCACAACCAAGATCAACACAAAACAGGGACAAACCACAGCACTGGGAAAATGAGACCTGGAAAAGGCAGGCAagggctcctgctcctccttcccctcaaCCAATCTCACCTTTCACATCCAGTCTGCAGTCTACTGAGGCTTCCCCCAGAGGGTTCACAGCCTTGCAAGTGTAAACACCCCCATCAAAAGGGCCAGGCTTGCGGATTTCCAGGGAGCACACACCCTGATCAATCAGTGCTATATATTTGGGATCTTCTCGGATCTCCATCTGATTTTTCAACCAGATGATTTTGGGCTGAAAGTTTAAAGCAGGGAGAGAAATGAGAATTCTAACAGGCCCCAAAATGCAGCCACCTCTGTCTGCCTTTGCCTTGGCCCTGCCTGAAGCTTGTGGCCATGATGGGATTCACAATCAGAAGTATTTTGAAGATCCAAATCTCCCACTTGTGAGCCCTAACCACTGCTCCACCCTTCCTCCCCCAGCACAGAGGAAACAGAACATGGCTTGATTTAAGACAAGTCTCCCATCTCCATGCAGAA harbors:
- the ADORA1 gene encoding adenosine receptor A1 — encoded protein: MAHPISAFQAAYISIEVLIALVSVPGNILVIWAVKMNQALRDATFCFIVSLAVADVAVGALVIPLAIIINIGPQTEFYTCLMVACPVLILTESSILALLAIAVDRYLRVKIPVRYKSVVTPQRAAVAITCCWIVSFLVGLTPLFGWNNLNKMRRTQELNSSHTEFVITCQFETVISMEYMVYFNFFVWVLPPLLLMLLIYLEVFNLIRKQLNKKVSSSSNDPQKYYGKELKIAKSLALVLFLFALSWLPLHVLNCITLFCPSCQTPHILTYIAIFLTHGNSAMNPIVYAFRIKKFRTAFLQIWNQYFCCKTNKNATSTTTAETGT